In a single window of the Mesoplodon densirostris isolate mMesDen1 chromosome 16, mMesDen1 primary haplotype, whole genome shotgun sequence genome:
- the PROKR2 gene encoding prokineticin receptor 2: MTAQNGNTSFATNFSIPQDHASSLPFNFSYGDYDLPLDEDEDMTKTHTFFAAKIIIGVALVGIMLICGIGNFVFITALARYKKLRNLTNLLIANLAISDFLVAIVCCPFEMDYYVVRQLSWEHGHVLCASVNYLRTVSLYVSTNALLAIAIDRYLAIVHPLKPRMNYQTASFLIALVWMVSILIAIPSAYFTTETVLFIVKRQEKIFCGQIWPVDQQLYYKSYFLFIFGIEFLGPVVTMTLCYARISRELWFKAVPGFQTEQIRKRLRCRRKTVLVLMCILTAYVLCWAPFYGFTIVRDFFPTVFVKEKHYLTAFYVVECIAMSNSMINTVCFVAVKNNTMKYFKKMLLLHWRPSHGGSKSSADHDLKTRGLLATEEADCIRLK, encoded by the exons ATGAcagcccagaatggaaacactAGTTTTGCAACCAACTTCAGTATACCCCAAGACcatgcctcctccctccccttcaacTTCAGTTATGGTGATTACGACCTCCCTCTAGATGAGGATGAGGATATGACCAAGACTCACACCTTCTTTGCAGCCAAGATTATTATCGGGGTAGCACTTGTGGGCATCATGCTGATTTGTGGCATTGGCAACTTTGTCTTTATCACTGCCCTTGCCCGCTATAAGAAGCTGCGCAACCTCACCAACCTGCTCATTGCTAACCTGGCCATCTCCGACTTCCTGGTGGCCATTGTCTGCTGCCCCTTCGAGATGGACTACTATGTGGTGCGCCAGCTCTCCTGGGAGCACGGCCATGTGCTCTGTGCCTCTGTCAACTACCTGCGTACCGTCTCACTCTACGTCTCCACCAATGCCCTGCTGGCCATCGCTATCGACAG atATCTCGCTATCGTTCACCCCTTGAAACCACGGATGAATTATCAAACAGCCTCCTTCCTGATTGCTTTGGTCTGGATGGTATCCATTCTCATCGCCATCCCATCAGCCTACTTCACGACGGAAACCGTCCTCTTCATTGTCAAACGCCAGGAAAAGATCTTCTGCGGCCAGATCTGGCCAGTGGACCAGCAGCTCTACTATAAATcctacttcctcttcatcttCGGCATCGAGTTCCTGGGCCCGGTGGTCACAATGACCCTGTGCTACGCCAGGATCTCCCGGGAGCTCTGGTTCAAGGCGGTCCCTGGTTTCCAGACGGAACAGATCCGGAAGCGGCTGCGCTGCCGCCGGAAGACGGTGCTGGTGCTCATGTGCATCCTCACGGCCTACGTGCTGTGCTGGGCGCCTTTCTACGGCTTCACCATCGTGCGCGACTTCTTCCCCACCGTATTCGTGAAGGAGAAGCACTACCTCACAGCCTTTTACGTCGTCGAGTGCATCGCCATGAGCAACAGCATGATCAACACCGTTTGCTTCGTGGCCGTCAAGAACAACACCATGAAGTACTTCAAGAAGATGCTGCTGCTCCACTGGCGGCCCTCCCACGGCGGGAGCAAGTCCAGCGCTGACCATGACCTCAAAACCAGAGGCCTGCTGGCCACGGAAGAGGCGGATTGTATCAGGCTGAAGTGA